The following are encoded in a window of Thermoproteota archaeon genomic DNA:
- a CDS encoding DsbA family protein translates to MSESEQGKVAKSSNNKLLISLVSAAVIAAFLGGYVFASEFNPPQPIIIQNAEDVIGPTRTQPTQPQTGSTTLFISLDDDPIKGNPDAEITIVEFSDFQCPFCERFHRTTLPLLEQNYLSTGKVNFVYRDFPIQGIHPNAVPAALASECADDQGKFWEYHDLLFVNQKNWQDLEIPVAVNTFKQYASSLDLDMQEFNDCFESGKYLAEINADLEDGRQYGVTGTPGFFVGNEKTGFTRIIGAQPYSVFQEILNEKLSN, encoded by the coding sequence ATGAGTGAGTCAGAACAAGGTAAAGTTGCAAAGAGTTCCAACAACAAACTGCTAATTTCGTTAGTATCAGCTGCTGTAATTGCCGCATTCCTAGGAGGATATGTTTTTGCTTCTGAATTCAATCCACCACAGCCGATAATAATTCAAAATGCAGAGGATGTTATAGGTCCAACCCGTACTCAGCCAACACAACCCCAGACAGGTTCTACCACTCTGTTTATTTCACTAGATGATGATCCCATCAAGGGAAATCCAGATGCTGAAATTACAATCGTGGAGTTCTCAGACTTTCAATGTCCTTTCTGTGAAAGGTTTCATAGAACGACATTACCATTGCTTGAACAAAACTATTTGTCAACAGGAAAGGTGAATTTTGTGTACAGGGATTTTCCAATTCAGGGAATTCATCCCAATGCAGTTCCTGCAGCATTGGCCTCTGAATGTGCAGATGATCAAGGAAAATTCTGGGAATATCATGATCTGCTGTTTGTGAATCAGAAGAATTGGCAAGATCTTGAGATCCCTGTGGCAGTCAACACATTCAAGCAATATGCCTCGAGTCTTGATCTAGATATGCAAGAGTTTAACGACTGTTTTGAGAGTGGGAAATATCTTGCAGAGATTAACGCAGATCTTGAGGATGGAAGACAATACGGAGTCACAGGTACCCCTGGATTCTTTGTGGGAAATGAAAAAACGGGATTTACAAGGATTATTGGTGCCCAGCCATATTCTGTATTCCAAGAGATTTTAAATGAAAAGCTTTCAAACTAG
- a CDS encoding cytochrome C biogenesis protein, translating into MSEYQTITKKSMVIVMFALFSLIFVGAIFSATSNIAVEGGEHVSYLSWIVIAYAAGLSMIILPCTLPLVFIIVPMSMGQGYRKGLSMALLFGAGLTITITAYGIGVAYFGQTASLDQISTIMFLIAGVAAFVFGLSQLKLVSIRLPSYSGTPKFIQKRGDFSKSFFMGILLGNAGVGCPNPLFYWLLIYIAGTGSLEIGASLGVVHGVGRAIPLILMSVLAVLGINATKSLTVKRASIEKATGWMLLVIGSFLIINGLPEGHEWYEETFVHQGWNKLIDMTPVSSEYMMDEHEHGHEESLNLNFELILLLLLGSPIVAYFISKKRKVTT; encoded by the coding sequence ATGTCAGAATATCAGACCATTACAAAAAAGTCTATGGTAATTGTAATGTTTGCATTATTTTCACTCATCTTTGTTGGTGCAATATTTTCTGCCACAAGTAACATAGCAGTTGAAGGTGGAGAACATGTATCATATCTGTCATGGATTGTTATTGCATATGCTGCTGGGCTTTCTATGATTATACTACCGTGCACTTTGCCTCTTGTATTCATAATAGTACCAATGAGCATGGGACAGGGATACAGAAAAGGACTGTCAATGGCATTACTATTTGGAGCAGGCCTTACGATAACCATTACTGCTTATGGGATAGGAGTGGCATACTTTGGTCAGACAGCCTCCTTGGATCAGATCTCAACAATTATGTTCTTAATTGCTGGTGTGGCGGCGTTCGTATTTGGACTCTCACAGCTAAAACTTGTCTCAATTCGGCTTCCCTCGTACTCAGGAACCCCCAAATTCATTCAAAAAAGAGGCGATTTTTCAAAATCATTCTTCATGGGTATACTGTTAGGAAATGCAGGAGTTGGTTGCCCCAATCCATTATTCTATTGGCTTTTGATATACATTGCAGGAACTGGGAGCTTGGAAATTGGAGCTTCACTAGGAGTAGTGCACGGAGTCGGCAGGGCAATTCCATTAATACTAATGTCCGTTCTTGCTGTGCTGGGAATTAACGCAACAAAGAGTCTTACTGTTAAGAGAGCTTCAATTGAGAAAGCAACTGGATGGATGCTATTAGTTATTGGTTCTTTTTTGATAATCAATGGACTTCCAGAAGGTCATGAATGGTATGAAGAAACATTTGTTCATCAAGGGTGGAACAAATTAATTGACATGACGCCAGTATCATCAGAGTACATGATGGATGAACATGAACATGGTCATGAGGAATCACTTAATCTAAACTTCGAATTAATTCTGTTATTGTTACTAGGTTCACCAATTGTAGCATACTTTATTTCTAAGAAAAGGAAGGTTACAACATGA
- a CDS encoding YnfA family protein has translation MVEVVASTLGLFFFAALLEIGGGYLVWKWLRDHKGKIFGLIGGLVLFSYGISMTFQPADFGKVYATYGGIFVVASIIWGYWVDKKKPDRFEIIGSIVVLVGIAVMFYFPR, from the coding sequence TTGGTCGAAGTAGTTGCATCAACTCTTGGGTTGTTCTTTTTTGCAGCCTTGTTAGAAATTGGTGGAGGTTATCTTGTATGGAAATGGCTACGAGATCATAAAGGAAAGATATTTGGTTTGATTGGTGGTTTGGTTTTGTTTTCCTATGGAATTAGCATGACTTTTCAGCCTGCAGATTTTGGCAAGGTCTATGCTACCTATGGAGGAATCTTTGTTGTTGCATCAATTATTTGGGGATACTGGGTTGACAAAAAGAAACCAGACAGGTTTGAGATAATTGGCTCGATAGTTGTTTTAGTTGGTATAGCTGTGATGTTTTACTTTCCTAGATGA
- a CDS encoding AsnC family transcriptional regulator, which yields MTHELDETDVAIIKSLMEDGRKSFRQISRELKISTPTVKFRYQRLVNVGLIKSVVPLIDASKLQKKQLTKLERVHTETDVPNVDFSKKMSVKMVCDLCEGPVGKKPTVLKFANIERFFCCSSCKSLYKEKYRGRIEALIKKSP from the coding sequence ATGACTCACGAACTAGATGAGACAGACGTTGCAATAATCAAGTCCCTAATGGAAGATGGTAGAAAGTCATTTAGACAGATCTCAAGAGAGTTAAAAATTAGCACTCCCACCGTAAAGTTTCGATATCAGAGATTGGTAAATGTCGGCCTGATAAAATCCGTTGTACCTCTAATTGATGCAAGTAAACTTCAGAAAAAACAGCTAACAAAACTTGAGCGAGTTCACACAGAAACAGATGTTCCTAATGTTGATTTCTCAAAAAAGATGTCAGTAAAGATGGTTTGTGATTTATGTGAGGGACCAGTTGGAAAAAAACCAACTGTTTTAAAATTTGCAAACATTGAGAGATTCTTTTGTTGTAGTTCCTGTAAATCACTCTACAAAGAAAAATATCGTGGAAGAATAGAAGCACTCATAAAAAAATCACCCTAA
- a CDS encoding YHS domain-containing protein, protein MKDPVCGMDVNDKGETITHGGKEFRFCCASCRWAFEKNPEQFLNNDS, encoded by the coding sequence ATGAAAGATCCTGTTTGTGGAATGGACGTCAATGATAAAGGTGAGACAATAACACATGGAGGAAAAGAATTCAGGTTCTGCTGTGCTAGCTGTAGGTGGGCATTTGAGAAAAATCCTGAACAATTTCTGAATAATGACTCTTAA
- a CDS encoding DoxX family protein, with translation MQVIQTSKTNKLHEITYWGIRSSVGVIFVVYGLQKFDPIWREHLIGFGLPPELQIPIALAETIGGIFLIAGFMTRITGAIFSVILLDAIFHIRWNNGFFIAQGGWDYDLALLAMVLFVIVTGSGKLSVVSKIRKLPKVLH, from the coding sequence ATGCAAGTTATACAAACTTCAAAAACAAACAAACTTCACGAGATAACCTATTGGGGGATCAGATCTTCAGTAGGAGTAATCTTTGTAGTTTATGGGCTTCAGAAATTTGATCCAATATGGAGAGAACATCTAATCGGATTCGGATTGCCGCCAGAATTACAGATACCAATAGCCTTGGCTGAAACCATTGGAGGAATATTCCTAATTGCAGGTTTCATGACCAGAATTACTGGAGCAATATTTAGTGTAATACTTCTAGATGCAATCTTTCACATTAGATGGAATAATGGATTCTTCATTGCACAAGGAGGATGGGATTATGATCTTGCTCTTTTAGCAATGGTTCTTTTTGTGATAGTTACTGGCTCAGGCAAACTCTCTGTTGTCTCAAAGATTAGAAAACTGCCAAAAGTTCTTCATTAA
- a CDS encoding YnfA family protein, translating into MGKQSKNIFTSVLLFFLAGLCEIGGGYLVWLWLREDFSFVLGAVGGFVLFLYGIVPTFQKTHFHRVYAAYGGVFIVMSVFWGWLIDGVQPDSYDIIGTVIAVIGVLIIFYYPRKGEKVWSK; encoded by the coding sequence ATGGGTAAACAATCTAAGAATATTTTTACTTCAGTTCTGTTGTTCTTTCTAGCTGGTCTTTGCGAGATTGGTGGCGGTTACCTAGTTTGGCTTTGGCTGCGTGAGGATTTTAGCTTTGTACTTGGTGCAGTTGGTGGTTTTGTGTTGTTTCTCTATGGGATAGTTCCTACGTTTCAAAAGACTCACTTTCACAGAGTCTATGCAGCTTATGGTGGAGTCTTTATTGTAATGTCGGTATTTTGGGGCTGGTTGATAGATGGTGTACAACCTGACAGCTATGACATCATTGGTACAGTCATTGCAGTTATTGGAGTCTTGATTATTTTCTACTACCCAAGAAAAGGAGAGAAGGTTTGGTCGAAGTAG
- the phnE gene encoding phosphonate ABC transporter, permease protein PhnE, producing MTPRNNLIFGIIVALIIAASINIDANPVNFVNGFPKILKIAEEMTMVEPQLFQVAFVAMFETIQMAFIGTMIGVAIALPLSILAARNLHSKWVYAPIRALLAMIRTFPSILWAILFVIIVGLGPFAGVLAIIMYTIGFVAKLQYETIEAIDSDPMDAISSIGVSKLQLIRFVVIPESASHLLGQMLYMFDYNVRQTSILGLVGAGGIGYYIINYIQFFEYGKAAVFMSVVLIVVLVIDWVSVRIRDKYIIKSQRGLEIKLKQK from the coding sequence ATGACGCCTAGAAATAACTTAATCTTTGGAATAATAGTTGCATTAATCATTGCAGCATCAATTAACATCGATGCAAATCCTGTAAATTTTGTAAATGGCTTTCCGAAAATACTAAAAATTGCTGAAGAGATGACTATGGTTGAGCCACAACTATTCCAAGTGGCATTTGTAGCAATGTTTGAAACTATTCAGATGGCTTTTATTGGAACAATGATTGGCGTTGCAATCGCTTTACCATTAAGCATACTTGCAGCTAGAAATCTTCACAGTAAATGGGTGTATGCTCCAATCCGAGCATTATTGGCAATGATACGAACATTTCCATCCATATTGTGGGCCATTTTATTTGTCATCATAGTAGGACTCGGCCCCTTTGCGGGAGTTTTAGCTATTATTATGTATACCATAGGCTTTGTAGCAAAGCTTCAATATGAAACCATTGAGGCAATTGATTCTGATCCCATGGATGCTATAAGCTCCATTGGGGTTTCAAAATTGCAACTAATTAGATTCGTTGTAATTCCAGAATCTGCATCGCATCTTTTAGGCCAGATGCTCTACATGTTTGACTATAATGTACGGCAAACTAGTATACTGGGTCTTGTTGGTGCTGGTGGAATTGGGTACTACATAATTAATTATATTCAATTCTTTGAATACGGAAAAGCCGCCGTTTTCATGTCTGTGGTACTCATTGTTGTTTTGGTAATAGATTGGGTCAGCGTTAGAATTAGAGACAAGTACATTATCAAATCTCAACGGGGTTTGGAAATTAAATTAAAACAAAAATAA
- a CDS encoding thioredoxin family protein, producing the protein MTLKIEVLTTPDCSSCSRLEEMLDKMGVSYDIIDVTQKPEYLEKYPIYTAPGLVVNDKLVYTGIPKKEELESLIKK; encoded by the coding sequence ATGACTCTTAAGATTGAAGTTTTAACCACGCCTGATTGTTCAAGCTGTTCAAGGCTTGAAGAGATGTTAGACAAGATGGGAGTAAGCTACGACATAATTGATGTAACTCAGAAGCCAGAATATCTTGAGAAATATCCTATCTATACAGCACCTGGCTTGGTGGTAAATGATAAGCTAGTATATACAGGAATACCAAAAAAAGAAGAGTTAGAATCATTAATTAAAAAATAA
- a CDS encoding adenylate/guanylate cyclase domain-containing protein: MIDILLSRKEVDKTVDSNTLIKNVQNRVNDSLEKGYQYTRVVDSSEKFLRERVFQQVKAAVLYVDLVGSTKISMQLPPNKLSTLISSFSQEMAYVINAHNGYVLKFVGDAVIGYFVEDETSSFKTVDNAVGCAESMLKVVRRGINPILTEKADLQEISVKIGIDFGTNVVVRYGADEQRAYVDLLGPTMNVASKIQNLAQSNQILVGQDIHELLHPSIQKFFIDITDESSGKWQHRAKNSDNIYRVYRYKYD; this comes from the coding sequence ATGATAGACATACTTCTGAGTAGAAAAGAGGTAGACAAAACAGTAGATTCTAACACACTGATAAAAAATGTACAAAACAGAGTCAATGATTCCTTGGAGAAAGGATATCAGTACACAAGAGTAGTTGATTCTTCAGAAAAATTCCTACGGGAAAGAGTGTTTCAGCAAGTAAAAGCGGCTGTATTATACGTGGATCTGGTGGGTTCTACAAAAATCAGTATGCAATTGCCCCCAAACAAACTTTCAACTCTGATAAGCTCATTTTCTCAGGAGATGGCTTATGTCATAAACGCTCACAACGGATATGTTCTAAAATTTGTCGGCGATGCAGTGATAGGCTATTTTGTCGAAGATGAGACTAGCTCGTTTAAGACTGTAGATAATGCTGTAGGCTGTGCAGAATCCATGCTAAAGGTTGTAAGGCGTGGAATAAACCCAATATTGACTGAAAAGGCGGACCTTCAAGAAATTAGCGTAAAGATTGGAATTGATTTTGGGACAAATGTCGTGGTTAGATATGGTGCAGATGAACAAAGAGCATACGTTGATTTGTTGGGACCAACAATGAATGTTGCATCAAAGATTCAAAACTTGGCACAATCAAATCAAATTCTTGTAGGCCAAGACATACATGAGCTACTACATCCAAGTATACAGAAATTTTTTATCGATATCACCGATGAATCATCTGGGAAATGGCAACATCGGGCAAAAAATTCAGATAACATTTATCGTGTATATCGATACAAATATGATTAG
- a CDS encoding ATP-binding cassette domain-containing protein has translation MMQVMSIPKISTKTIIQMNNVWASYDGANFSLREITLSIDRGVNYAIVGQSGSGKSTLLKLINGMMNPSRGRVSVDYQVPNLSDKNFKKIMSKIGYIPQTLGLIKNLTVLENTLLGSLPRVDKIKSLFNLFPENEINEANKILKMVGLENKLERKAYQLSGGEKRRVAIARALMQKPDILLADEIVSELDHVTAHEIMDLITEAQKQINLTAVMVHHDMNLALEYANRVAVIKEGEKILEIGVEGDSIVDFQTGNMTQRDILELYDDA, from the coding sequence ATGATGCAAGTAATGTCAATTCCTAAGATTTCAACAAAGACAATCATTCAAATGAACAATGTCTGGGCATCATACGACGGTGCAAATTTTTCCTTAAGAGAAATTACACTGTCTATTGATCGTGGCGTGAATTATGCAATTGTGGGACAATCTGGTTCTGGCAAGTCTACTTTACTCAAATTGATTAATGGAATGATGAATCCTAGTAGAGGAAGAGTTAGTGTTGATTATCAAGTCCCAAACCTGTCTGATAAAAACTTTAAAAAAATAATGTCAAAGATTGGATACATACCGCAAACATTGGGCTTGATAAAAAATCTTACCGTATTAGAAAATACTTTGTTGGGTTCACTACCTAGAGTAGATAAAATAAAATCACTCTTCAATCTTTTCCCTGAAAACGAAATTAATGAAGCTAATAAAATTCTAAAAATGGTTGGTTTGGAAAACAAGTTGGAACGAAAAGCGTATCAATTAAGCGGGGGCGAAAAAAGAAGAGTTGCAATCGCTAGGGCATTAATGCAAAAACCAGACATACTACTTGCAGATGAAATCGTATCTGAATTAGATCATGTTACTGCACATGAAATAATGGATTTGATCACTGAAGCACAAAAGCAAATTAATTTGACTGCAGTGATGGTTCATCACGATATGAATCTTGCATTAGAATACGCAAATAGAGTTGCTGTAATAAAAGAGGGAGAAAAAATTCTTGAAATTGGTGTTGAAGGAGATAGTATTGTTGACTTTCAAACTGGAAACATGACACAACGAGATATTTTGGAGCTATATGATGACGCCTAG
- a CDS encoding exo-alpha-sialidase: MKKKSLNKKNNTKTFLLSVIFVVLVVASITAVLGLVIVEQSKSTDSSTVNDEKTVNWRHVHGIGLDPVDPDILYIAAHGDFYQSLNGNLPVKVDEKRSDYMAFNAPPSPGIPLYASGHPSTGGNTGLIKSNNGGKTWEFVSNVIEPPADFHAMAISKQDPNVLIGFDSGARGLFKTTDAGITWNSLEYPEYISALAISPNDSDSIFAGTGNGIYKSSDGGSTWKHLNYKGITVYAIVFDDEGHLFASVDMYGLVHSDDQGEVWNDMQDINLTVTSMAADSQKKMLYVGGYSPEGFQEVFKIPYDVSFYEIIGTNKGLK; encoded by the coding sequence ATGAAAAAGAAATCACTAAACAAAAAAAATAACACCAAGACATTTTTGCTTAGTGTGATTTTTGTCGTACTTGTAGTTGCTTCTATAACCGCAGTTTTAGGGCTTGTTATTGTTGAACAATCAAAATCTACTGATTCCAGTACCGTTAATGATGAAAAGACCGTCAACTGGCGTCATGTGCACGGTATAGGATTGGATCCTGTTGATCCTGATATCTTGTACATTGCAGCTCATGGGGATTTCTACCAAAGCCTGAATGGTAATCTTCCCGTAAAAGTAGATGAGAAAAGATCTGACTACATGGCATTTAATGCTCCACCTTCTCCAGGCATTCCGCTTTATGCAAGTGGACATCCTTCAACTGGTGGGAATACTGGATTGATCAAAAGCAACAACGGAGGAAAGACTTGGGAATTTGTATCAAACGTAATTGAACCTCCTGCAGATTTTCATGCAATGGCAATTAGTAAACAAGATCCTAATGTCCTGATTGGCTTTGACAGTGGTGCACGAGGTTTGTTTAAGACAACTGATGCAGGTATCACTTGGAACAGCTTAGAGTATCCAGAATACATCTCAGCACTTGCAATCTCGCCTAATGATTCTGATTCGATATTTGCTGGAACAGGAAATGGAATCTACAAATCTTCTGATGGCGGATCGACATGGAAGCATCTGAACTATAAAGGAATCACAGTTTATGCCATTGTTTTTGATGATGAAGGACATCTCTTTGCTTCAGTAGATATGTACGGTTTGGTGCATTCTGATGATCAGGGAGAAGTTTGGAATGACATGCAAGATATCAATCTCACAGTCACAAGCATGGCTGCAGACTCGCAAAAGAAGATGCTCTATGTTGGTGGCTATTCGCCTGAAGGATTCCAGGAGGTTTTCAAGATTCCTTACGATGTTAGCTTTTATGAGATAATCGGGACAAACAAAGGACTAAAATAA
- a CDS encoding galactose oxidase: MKEIFIFSILLIFAFPSVFAEQDSQGWNTLPELPERRSEAGSAAIGDKIFVIGGLDNADNPTRTAFVFDTTKESWGSAKPMPLELHHAGVASHEDKVYVVGGYLEGWIPNVSLLIYDSKKDSWSFGAEMPTARGALSAKFVDGKLFAVGGFNKFTRAENEMYDPLTNSWETKSSMPTAREHLATAVLDGKLYAVGGRALQSNSDSNEVYDYKTDSWSVLPPLPTARSGLSASVLSGAIFVVGGEGPLYTFEENEAYIPDEGWFVQQAMPIARHGLTTTTVGQNIYLFGGGVIPGFSSSTIVEKYHNTVVPEFGLLVSVILVIGMVSVIMISKTKIARIPQ, from the coding sequence ATGAAAGAGATTTTTATTTTTTCAATTCTTCTGATTTTTGCTTTTCCATCAGTTTTTGCTGAGCAGGATTCTCAGGGGTGGAATACTCTTCCAGAATTGCCTGAGAGAAGATCCGAGGCGGGCTCTGCCGCAATAGGTGATAAAATTTTTGTAATCGGAGGACTCGATAATGCTGACAATCCAACAAGGACAGCGTTTGTGTTTGATACGACAAAGGAATCATGGGGTTCCGCAAAACCTATGCCGTTGGAGCTACATCATGCAGGAGTTGCTTCTCATGAGGATAAAGTGTATGTTGTAGGAGGATATCTTGAGGGATGGATTCCAAATGTTTCCCTGTTAATTTATGATTCAAAGAAAGATTCTTGGAGTTTTGGTGCTGAGATGCCTACTGCAAGGGGTGCATTGAGTGCTAAATTTGTTGATGGAAAACTCTTTGCAGTTGGAGGATTCAACAAGTTTACCCGTGCAGAAAACGAGATGTATGATCCATTGACCAACTCATGGGAAACGAAATCATCAATGCCAACTGCAAGAGAACATCTTGCGACAGCGGTTCTTGATGGTAAACTATACGCAGTTGGAGGAAGAGCATTGCAGTCAAACAGTGATTCAAATGAAGTATATGATTACAAAACGGATTCTTGGAGTGTCTTGCCGCCGTTACCAACTGCAAGGAGCGGTCTGTCTGCATCGGTTCTTAGTGGTGCAATCTTTGTTGTTGGAGGTGAAGGACCTCTATACACATTTGAAGAAAATGAGGCATACATTCCTGATGAAGGATGGTTTGTTCAACAGGCAATGCCTATTGCTCGTCATGGGTTAACAACTACTACCGTTGGACAAAACATCTATCTTTTTGGTGGAGGAGTAATTCCTGGTTTTAGCTCTAGTACGATTGTTGAAAAATATCACAATACTGTAGTTCCCGAGTTTGGCCTTTTGGTATCAGTGATACTTGTAATTGGCATGGTATCTGTCATTATGATTTCAAAAACCAAGATTGCAAGAATTCCACAATAA
- the phnD gene encoding phosphate/phosphite/phosphonate ABC transporter substrate-binding protein gives MNSQQSKIVLISGIIIAAVVGLGVGLTVGGFDNADKETITIQSKSSELKKITIAVMPNEDPKKFEMQGKALEEYFTKKLGIETEFFYPIDATTTVESLVTGSTQIAFMSARPAQLAHERSDGNALLFMAEVRPFTSEGGEKLDTFYHSEFWVRKDSGINTLEDAKGKNVAFSGPTSTSGYLFPLAKLVDKSLIKAGDDPKTYFSNVLFSGGYQQSLNALIAGQVDIAAGGDHAKFRYLTPEEQNQIKVIEKQGPVPTHGIIYRTDLITPSLLANFEKAVLDMKSERPDLLESALFGATDFVPVNHYAHLAELGNAIAKTKIPHI, from the coding sequence ATGAATTCCCAGCAATCAAAAATAGTTTTGATATCTGGAATAATTATTGCTGCAGTTGTTGGACTAGGAGTTGGTCTCACAGTGGGTGGATTTGACAATGCAGACAAAGAAACCATAACAATACAATCCAAATCCTCAGAGCTCAAAAAAATTACAATAGCTGTAATGCCTAATGAAGATCCAAAAAAGTTTGAAATGCAAGGCAAGGCATTAGAAGAATACTTTACAAAAAAGTTGGGAATTGAGACTGAATTTTTCTATCCAATTGATGCAACAACTACTGTTGAATCACTTGTAACAGGCTCTACTCAAATTGCCTTTATGAGTGCACGACCTGCACAACTAGCACATGAACGAAGTGATGGAAATGCTTTATTGTTTATGGCAGAAGTGCGTCCCTTTACGAGTGAAGGTGGAGAAAAATTGGATACATTTTATCATAGTGAATTTTGGGTAAGAAAGGATAGTGGTATTAACACACTTGAAGATGCCAAAGGAAAGAACGTGGCATTTTCTGGTCCTACTTCTACAAGCGGTTATCTTTTCCCATTGGCAAAACTTGTTGATAAAAGCCTGATCAAAGCTGGAGATGACCCTAAAACATACTTTAGTAACGTTTTGTTTAGTGGCGGATACCAACAGTCACTTAATGCATTGATTGCAGGTCAAGTTGACATTGCTGCTGGAGGTGACCATGCCAAATTCAGATATCTCACACCAGAAGAGCAGAATCAAATCAAGGTCATTGAAAAACAAGGTCCAGTCCCTACACACGGAATCATCTATCGAACTGATCTTATAACACCAAGCTTACTTGCAAATTTTGAAAAAGCAGTACTTGACATGAAGTCAGAGCGTCCTGATTTACTTGAATCTGCGTTATTTGGGGCAACAGACTTTGTACCTGTAAACCATTATGCCCATCTAGCTGAACTTGGTAATGCTATTGCGAAAACCAAAATTCCACATATTTAG